A stretch of Besnoitia besnoiti strain Bb-Ger1 chromosome V, whole genome shotgun sequence DNA encodes these proteins:
- a CDS encoding transmembrane amino acid transporter protein (encoded by transcript BESB_059260), whose translation MPIEVARFASPEEAVEAAALQSRETLAEERQDMEAGQEGQIMVCLASSSLTEVEIVSSSSMQVAHCRHDSLLATTATNSTTNPEGGNSTSDLLKEASNRPTGKTTGAFGTSVIICKAFMGSVFIFLPYAVMKGGLVLSLLTLAGVLLLSLYCMHLLIQCCEQGVRDTYEVIAEYALGKWGRTLVEACVFLSQVSFCSVYAVVASRNLLDVIQVASGCSSRMEFPVTYMIWALSVYFLPLSFVRNMSYLVPLMLAGNLGTLVGMLILIVAVLVHMGQNPTVHTFDFFNFDGWSVVLGTGIYLWLGAGLILPIRNTAKPSVQRKFSALLTLSLAGLLALYVVYTTICILAFGKDLKEIILSNLPAGPLGATIQAIFVVVVLSTYPLMLFPATGIVEERLSPYVKNTSVIMREHVSASIRVLLVTATLAMATVGKNHLGGFVSLVGAVCGVPLAFVFPALVHLKLKAPRQFRRRLPHYLIIVLGFAAQLFSVYYTISRWRPTADYVGLCQTATPQEDPDLLRDM comes from the exons ATGCCTATTGAAGTTGCTCGTTTTGCTTCCCCTGAGGAAGCCgtggaggcagcagcgctcCAATCGCGAGAGACGCTTGCGGAGGAACGTCAGGATATGGAAGCAGGACAAGAAGGACAGATCATGGTGTGCCTTGCTTCCTCATCGCTCACGGAGGTGGAAATCGTCTCTTCATCATCCATGCAAGTAGCACATTGTCGCCACGATTCCCTTCTCGCCACCACAGCAACAAATTCAACCACCAATCCGGAGGGAGGGAATTCTACCAGCGACTTGCTCAAAG AAGCTTCAAACCGTCCCACGGGAAAGACGACGGGTGCTTTTGGAACGAGTGTGATTATATGCAAGGCGTTCATGGGGAGTGTCTTTATTTTTCTCCCATACGCGGTGATGAAGGGAGGCTTAGTTCTCTCTTTGCTGACTCTGGCGGGAGTTCTTTTGCTCAGTTTGTACTGCATGCACCTCCTCATCCAGTGTTGTGAACAGGGGGTGCGCGACACGTACGAAGTCATCGCAGAATATGCACTGGGAAAGTGGGGAAGGACGTTGGTTGAAGCTTGTGTGTTTCTATCGCAGGTCTCCTTTTGTAGCGTCTACGCGGTTGTAGCGTCCCGCAATCTCTTGGATGTCATTCAAGTTGCCTCCGGATGTTCGTCCAGGATGGAGTTTCCTGTCACGTATATGATCTGGGCTCTGTCTGTGTACTTCCTCCCCCTTAGTTTTGTACGGAATATGTCCTACCTCGTTCCGCTCATGCTCGCGGGTAATCTTGGAACTCTTGTCGGCATGCTTATCCTTATAGTCGCGGTGCTTGTACACATGGGCCAAAACCCAACTGTGCACACCTTCGACTTCTTCAACTTCGACGGATGGTCTGTGGTGCTCGGAACGGGTATCTACCTGTGGCTTG GCGCCGGTTTGATTCTTCCCATACGCAACACTGCGAAACCCTCGGTCCAGCGAAAATTCTCAGCG TTGCTCACGCTTAGCCTGGCAGGGCTCCTCGCGCTGTACGTCGTGTACACAACGATTTGCATCCTCGCATTCGGCAAGGATCTGAAAGAGATCATCCTTTCCAACCTGCCTGCCGGTCCTCTGGGCGCCACCATCCAG GCGATTTTCGTTGTTGTTGTTCTTTCGACGTACCCGTTGATGCTTTTTCCTGCCACTGGTATAGTGGAGGAAAGGTTGTCACCATACGTCAAGAACACATCGGTAATAATGCGGGAACACGTCAGCGCGAGTATTCGCGTACTACTC GTTACTGCCACGCTGGCCATGGCAACGGTCGGAAAGAACCACCTGGGCGGTTTCGTGTCCCTGGTGGGAGCCGTGTGCGGGGTGCCTCTGGCGTTCGTTTTTCCCGCGCTCGTGCATTTGAAGctgaaggcgccgaggcagtTTCGACGGAGACTCCCGCACTATCTGATCATCGTTTTAGGTTTCGCTGCGCAACTCTTCTCCGTGTACTACACGATATCCAGGTGGCGGCCTACAGCCGACTATGTGGGCTTGTGCCAAACTGCAACCCCGCAAGAAGACCCTGACCTTCTGCGAGACATGTAG